In Pseudofrankia saprophytica, one genomic interval encodes:
- a CDS encoding type II secretion system F family protein, producing the protein MSLAATGALLGLFTGAGLVIIAVRSPRARRIRYADRVEPYLRDTPAPSRLLDERTARELRRAGRAAPTPLAAVEALARPFLTDAARRLDRFLGGRAGLARRLTQAGGRTSVEEFRAQQVIWAVVGGLVGALLLVLRATAGIGPPPAVGVALIVAGVAGGVVAREWYLTRAIREREDQMLTEFPTVAELLALAVTAGESPVGALERVARLTRGELGHELRLALADARAGATLVQALEGIANRTTLTSLARFVDGMAVAIERGTPLADVLRAQAVDVREAGRRQLLEAGGRKEIAMMIPVVFLVLPTTVIFAFYPALVSFTFFAQ; encoded by the coding sequence ATGAGCCTCGCCGCCACCGGAGCGTTGTTGGGACTGTTCACCGGCGCCGGCCTGGTGATCATTGCTGTGCGCTCGCCGCGGGCGCGCCGGATCCGCTATGCCGATCGGGTCGAGCCCTACCTGCGCGACACCCCGGCGCCGTCCCGGCTGCTCGACGAGCGGACCGCCCGCGAGCTTCGCCGGGCCGGGCGCGCGGCACCCACTCCACTCGCCGCGGTCGAGGCGCTGGCCCGGCCGTTCCTCACGGACGCGGCCCGCCGGCTCGACCGGTTCCTCGGCGGCAGGGCGGGCCTCGCGCGCCGGCTGACCCAGGCCGGTGGCCGCACGTCCGTTGAGGAGTTCCGCGCCCAGCAGGTGATCTGGGCGGTGGTCGGCGGCCTCGTCGGGGCGCTGCTGCTGGTTCTGCGCGCGACCGCCGGGATCGGGCCGCCACCCGCCGTCGGCGTCGCGCTGATCGTCGCCGGGGTCGCGGGCGGTGTGGTCGCCAGGGAGTGGTACCTCACCCGGGCCATCCGGGAGCGTGAGGACCAGATGCTCACGGAGTTCCCGACGGTCGCCGAGCTGCTCGCGCTCGCGGTCACCGCCGGGGAGTCGCCGGTCGGCGCGCTCGAGCGGGTCGCCCGGCTGACCCGCGGCGAGCTCGGCCATGAGCTGCGGCTCGCGCTCGCCGACGCCCGCGCCGGCGCCACCCTGGTGCAGGCGCTGGAAGGAATCGCCAACCGGACCACGCTGACGTCGCTCGCGCGGTTCGTCGACGGAATGGCCGTCGCGATCGAGCGCGGCACCCCGCTGGCGGACGTGCTGCGCGCGCAGGCGGTCGACGTCCGGGAGGCCGGCCGGCGCCAGCTGCTGGAGGCCGGCGGGCGCAAGGAGATCGCGATGATGATTCCCGTCGTCTTCCTGGTGCTGCCGACGACGGTGATCTTCGCTTTCTATCCGGCGCTCGTGAGCTTCACGTTCTTCGCGCAATGA
- a CDS encoding excalibur calcium-binding domain-containing protein produces the protein MGGLFLFFLILGLVLPKSDKKATAADIQTATPTATFSTAEPTPSTPAPVATQVAATTPAAGLLAPATTSAAAPAQRTTQPAVPAATQPARTEPAQAAAPPQQQAPPPQQQAPPPQQAPAQPASVYYANCSEARAAGAAPLHRGDPGYRSALDRDDDGVACETS, from the coding sequence ATGGGCGGACTGTTTCTGTTCTTCCTGATCCTCGGTCTCGTACTGCCGAAGTCGGACAAGAAGGCCACAGCCGCGGACATTCAGACGGCAACCCCGACGGCGACGTTCTCTACTGCCGAGCCGACGCCGTCAACACCAGCACCGGTTGCCACGCAGGTGGCTGCGACCACACCAGCGGCGGGGCTCCTGGCACCGGCAACGACATCAGCCGCCGCGCCGGCGCAAAGGACGACCCAGCCGGCAGTACCCGCGGCCACGCAACCAGCACGTACCGAACCGGCACAGGCCGCTGCCCCGCCCCAGCAGCAGGCCCCGCCGCCCCAGCAGCAGGCCCCGCCACCTCAGCAGGCCCCCGCGCAACCCGCCAGCGTGTACTACGCGAACTGCTCCGAGGCTCGTGCCGCCGGCGCCGCACCCCTACATCGAGGCGATCCGGGATACCGGAGCGCTCTGGACCGGGATGACGACGGCGTGGCCTGCGAGACCAGCTGA
- a CDS encoding PAS domain-containing protein, producing the protein MGVPMPDQSDEWGAEGSLGEAALGEASHSAAGEGTDDRDVTTDAPLSRAPHGRHGDGTNAVAGEHDAAAANDAGGANDGAETAGWDLFRRMAMSCPLPVFATDAVGRHVFVNPRWSELTGVEPDEAMGWGWERAIHPHDLLVVTNQWGRARSGGDGLWVRLRLLRPDGLHRAAILQAVPTGVEGGVPRFIGTLTPLPPLPASLPTPRHGAGAAPTPLPPPLAAPPGPVPAEQATAKETTTRETATGPHDAPGRDTPERDGADDQGRTREDDGRATIPVPVPRPRTGQEPPWVTAAGRGTPESEGRDDVAPWSGDDLPAWEAEDGGDGEVGETAGSWWDEAMNLTGRDDVGAAGLNAPFDERGPGRSRRDHLAWDGNRRRAAAPDGGDTWPGNTETRTAPTLGGEWRAAIALHGRDAGRHDVQDRDPAAAHPHPHDSRQHARAHAQAGGQGRGPAGGDGQGHTGGNGSGQGGGRGSGMGDSGRGQPDRLPPAECGCLYGELTRAEAACRDRERWLTSLLAELPAAVLLADAHSQVVGVNQAYCDLFDLAEAPVDLVGTDCRLLLRPRTGLVDDPAGFADRLDTLLRRRRTLRRETVMFADGRVFERSHLPLVSPDGYRGHLWLYVDVTDRRILDAEIEGLISEL; encoded by the coding sequence GTGGGCGTTCCCATGCCCGACCAGTCCGACGAGTGGGGCGCCGAGGGCAGCCTCGGCGAAGCGGCGCTCGGCGAGGCGTCCCACAGTGCGGCCGGCGAAGGCACTGATGACCGCGACGTCACCACCGACGCCCCCCTCAGCCGCGCTCCCCATGGCCGGCACGGCGACGGCACGAACGCCGTCGCCGGCGAACACGACGCCGCCGCCGCGAACGACGCTGGCGGCGCGAACGACGGTGCCGAGACCGCCGGGTGGGACCTGTTCCGCCGGATGGCGATGAGCTGCCCACTGCCGGTCTTCGCCACCGACGCGGTCGGCCGGCACGTCTTCGTCAACCCACGATGGAGCGAGCTGACCGGCGTCGAGCCCGACGAGGCCATGGGCTGGGGCTGGGAGCGCGCGATCCACCCGCACGACCTGCTGGTCGTGACCAACCAGTGGGGACGGGCCCGGTCGGGCGGCGACGGGCTGTGGGTCCGGCTACGGCTGCTGCGCCCCGACGGACTGCACCGGGCGGCCATCCTGCAGGCGGTACCGACGGGAGTCGAGGGAGGCGTCCCGCGCTTCATCGGGACGCTCACCCCGCTCCCCCCGCTGCCGGCCTCGCTGCCGACTCCCCGCCACGGTGCCGGCGCGGCGCCCACGCCCCTGCCACCGCCGCTCGCGGCTCCGCCCGGGCCGGTCCCGGCGGAGCAGGCGACGGCGAAGGAGACGACCACGAGGGAGACGGCCACGGGGCCTCACGACGCGCCGGGCCGGGATACGCCGGAGAGGGACGGTGCCGACGACCAGGGCCGTACCCGCGAGGACGACGGCCGCGCGACGATCCCGGTCCCGGTGCCACGGCCACGGACCGGGCAGGAGCCACCGTGGGTGACCGCGGCCGGTCGCGGCACGCCGGAATCCGAGGGTCGGGACGACGTGGCGCCCTGGAGCGGCGACGACCTGCCCGCCTGGGAGGCCGAGGACGGCGGCGACGGCGAGGTTGGCGAGACCGCGGGCAGCTGGTGGGACGAGGCAATGAACCTGACCGGCCGGGACGACGTGGGGGCAGCCGGCCTGAACGCCCCGTTCGACGAACGTGGCCCGGGCCGCTCCCGACGTGACCATCTCGCCTGGGACGGCAACCGCCGCCGCGCCGCCGCGCCCGATGGCGGGGACACCTGGCCGGGCAACACGGAGACGAGGACCGCGCCGACGCTGGGGGGCGAGTGGCGCGCCGCCATCGCGCTGCACGGCCGGGACGCCGGCAGGCACGACGTCCAGGACCGGGATCCGGCGGCGGCCCATCCGCACCCGCACGACAGCCGCCAGCACGCCCGGGCGCACGCCCAGGCGGGCGGCCAGGGCCGCGGCCCGGCCGGCGGCGACGGCCAGGGCCACACCGGCGGCAACGGTTCCGGGCAGGGCGGCGGGCGCGGCTCCGGCATGGGCGACAGCGGGCGCGGCCAGCCCGACCGGCTACCGCCGGCGGAGTGTGGATGCCTCTATGGGGAGCTGACCCGCGCGGAGGCGGCCTGCCGCGACCGGGAACGCTGGCTCACCAGCCTGCTCGCCGAGCTGCCGGCCGCGGTGCTGCTCGCCGACGCGCACAGCCAGGTCGTCGGGGTCAACCAGGCGTACTGCGACCTGTTCGACCTCGCCGAGGCGCCGGTCGACCTCGTCGGCACCGACTGCCGCCTGCTGCTGCGTCCGCGTACCGGCCTCGTCGACGACCCGGCCGGCTTCGCCGACCGCCTCGACACGCTGCTGCGGCGCCGGCGCACCCTGCGCCGCGAGACGGTGATGTTCGCCGACGGCCGGGTCTTCGAACGCAGCCACCTGCCCCTGGTCAGCCCGGACGGCTACCGCGGCCACCTCTGGCTGTACGTGGACGTGACCGACCGGCGCATCCTCGACGCGGAGATCGAGGGCCTGATCTCCGAGCTGTAG
- a CDS encoding cytochrome P450, translating to MTIETRRATGARQGTVRQETERRIVHCPFDHATALEFDPLLRRLREEAPIARITMPHGQGWAWLVTRYDDVRTVVSDQRFSRAAGIGRDLPRMTPEPIAQTDAINLMDPPAHTRLRRLAAQAFTATQLERMAPRIHAIVDRLADGLAAHGTPADFTRLFATRLPLAATCEVFAIPEADRPRIRRLVVALMSTDRGAQSTRDAKASLRAYFVDLAAGRRERPGDDLVSALAIARDGGGGEPLGLTELAMLAMTLTIAGHDTSTYQLGNILYTLLTHPEQLALLRSRPDLLEPALEELLRFIPFRQGVGIARVATEDVELGGVTIHAGDAVHVSYLAANRDPRMFPNPDELDLERRHGPHMTFGHGIHYCVGAGLARMELRIAFETLLARFPDLRLAVPPDEIPWHTGSIWRYPEQLPIAW from the coding sequence ATGACGATCGAGACCAGGAGAGCGACGGGAGCCAGGCAAGGAACAGTCAGGCAGGAAACAGAGCGGCGGATCGTGCACTGCCCGTTCGACCATGCGACCGCGCTGGAGTTCGACCCGTTGTTGCGGCGGCTGCGTGAGGAGGCGCCCATCGCGCGCATCACCATGCCCCACGGCCAGGGCTGGGCCTGGCTGGTGACGCGGTACGACGACGTGCGTACCGTCGTGAGCGACCAGCGGTTCAGCCGCGCCGCCGGAATCGGCCGCGACCTTCCCAGGATGACGCCCGAGCCCATCGCTCAGACCGACGCGATCAACCTGATGGACCCGCCGGCGCACACGCGGTTGCGCCGGCTGGCCGCCCAGGCGTTCACCGCGACCCAGCTCGAACGCATGGCCCCGAGAATCCACGCGATCGTGGACCGGCTCGCTGACGGCCTGGCCGCCCATGGGACTCCCGCCGACTTCACCCGGCTGTTCGCGACCAGGCTGCCGCTCGCCGCCACCTGCGAGGTCTTCGCCATTCCCGAAGCCGACCGGCCACGGATCCGGCGGCTGGTGGTCGCGCTCATGTCCACCGACCGGGGGGCTCAGTCGACGCGGGACGCGAAGGCCAGCCTGCGCGCGTACTTCGTCGATCTCGCCGCCGGCCGCCGCGAGCGGCCGGGCGACGACCTGGTCAGCGCGCTCGCCATTGCTCGCGATGGTGGCGGCGGCGAGCCCCTAGGCCTCACCGAGCTGGCGATGCTGGCGATGACCCTCACGATCGCTGGCCATGACACGAGCACATACCAGCTCGGCAACATCCTCTACACGCTGCTCACCCACCCCGAGCAGCTGGCGCTGCTGAGGTCACGCCCCGATCTCCTGGAGCCGGCGCTGGAAGAGCTGCTGCGGTTCATCCCGTTCCGTCAGGGCGTTGGCATCGCCCGGGTCGCCACCGAGGACGTAGAGCTCGGCGGCGTGACCATCCACGCGGGCGACGCCGTCCACGTCTCCTACCTTGCCGCCAACCGCGACCCCCGGATGTTCCCGAACCCGGACGAGCTGGACCTCGAACGTCGGCACGGGCCGCACATGACCTTCGGCCACGGCATCCACTACTGCGTCGGCGCCGGCCTCGCCCGGATGGAGCTGCGTATCGCCTTCGAAACCCTGCTCGCCCGCTTCCCGGACCTGCGCCTGGCGGTGCCCCCCGACGAGATCCCCTGGCATACAGGTTCCATCTGGCGCTACCCCGAACAGCTCCCCATCGCGTGGTGA
- a CDS encoding DUF6912 family protein, producing the protein MRVYLPSTPTAARAVIDERAVPAGLGFAVTPAVREWYAWSDTEEMEYAALLAAARACLRLLDADADAPRRRVVFAVDVDDAGVRVRDDLDRGVVEVTAAVPLARVRAVHADAADAEPAVAAAADSVMAADLGSEDAAFIVDGADGHELLWYATQEIADLF; encoded by the coding sequence GTGCGTGTCTACCTGCCGTCAACGCCGACGGCTGCGCGAGCAGTGATCGACGAACGTGCCGTGCCCGCCGGACTGGGATTCGCGGTCACCCCGGCTGTCCGGGAGTGGTACGCCTGGTCGGACACGGAGGAGATGGAGTACGCGGCGCTGCTCGCCGCCGCGCGGGCCTGCCTCCGCCTGCTCGACGCCGACGCCGATGCGCCCAGACGCCGGGTGGTGTTCGCCGTCGACGTCGACGACGCGGGTGTCCGGGTCAGGGATGACCTCGACCGGGGTGTCGTCGAGGTCACCGCGGCCGTGCCGCTGGCCAGGGTCCGCGCGGTGCACGCGGACGCCGCCGACGCCGAGCCCGCCGTGGCCGCCGCGGCCGACTCGGTCATGGCGGCCGATCTGGGCAGCGAGGACGCCGCGTTCATCGTCGACGGCGCGGACGGCCACGAGCTCCTCTGGTACGCCACCCAGGAGATCGCAGACCTGTTCTGA
- a CDS encoding transcriptional regulator, with product MSREYAKAVGSRLRAIRIQQGLSLQGVEQKSRGRWKTAAVGSYERGDRMISVHQLSELAGFYGVPVSALLPNEDQLPPRERRPRTVLNLEKLAAAPTDTSALVRRWVAQIQRQRDDYAGHVLSIRDGDLRALALLHDTTPQEFADRLRSWGVLETTFPEPDEPE from the coding sequence GTGAGCCGGGAGTACGCGAAGGCCGTTGGTTCTCGCCTGAGGGCGATCCGTATTCAGCAAGGCCTCTCGCTGCAAGGCGTGGAGCAGAAGTCACGCGGTCGGTGGAAGACCGCGGCGGTCGGCTCCTACGAGCGCGGCGACCGGATGATCAGCGTGCATCAGCTCTCAGAGCTGGCCGGTTTCTACGGGGTACCGGTCTCGGCGCTGCTGCCGAACGAGGATCAGCTGCCTCCGCGCGAGCGGCGGCCCAGGACCGTGCTCAACCTCGAGAAACTGGCCGCGGCCCCGACAGACACCTCCGCCCTGGTGCGCAGGTGGGTCGCGCAGATCCAGCGGCAGCGCGACGACTACGCCGGCCACGTCCTGTCCATCCGAGACGGCGACCTGCGCGCACTCGCCCTGCTGCACGACACCACTCCGCAGGAGTTCGCCGACCGGCTGCGTTCCTGGGGAGTTCTGGAAACCACCTTCCCGGAGCCCGACGAGCCCGAGTGA
- a CDS encoding CpaF family protein — MRLDEERRTLVAAVRGGPLGGGPLGGGSLNGGLTGGPGPGGWLDASSLVEAEVRELVRRRSLDPVREPMAVRRLVDDVLTDYEDRVLTSDLPAVADRELTARLVYDAVAGFGPLQRHLDDPTVEEIWINEPGRVFIARHGRSELTNTILTADQVQDLVERMLKSSGRRVDLSTPFVDAMLPDGSRLHVVIPDVTRQHWSVNIRKFILSASSLDELVAMGTLPPAAAAFLEAAVVAGLNIIVAGGTQAGKTTMLNCLGSAIPARERVISCEEVFELRLRSPDWVAMQTRQANLEGSGEIRLRRLIKEALRMRPDRLLVGEVRQEEALDLLIALNSGLPGMCSLHANSAREAVTKLCTLPLLAGENVSHNFVVPTVAASVDIVVHLAKDAHGRRRATEIVALPGRAEGDVVEVAQIFRAYGDTLVRAEGYPPHPERFARAGYDLAAVLAPPERGGWPEIAVDR, encoded by the coding sequence GTGCGCCTGGACGAGGAGCGGCGGACTCTCGTGGCGGCTGTACGTGGTGGCCCCCTGGGCGGGGGCCCTCTGGGCGGTGGCTCCCTGAACGGCGGCCTGACGGGCGGTCCGGGGCCGGGCGGCTGGCTCGACGCGAGCTCTCTCGTGGAGGCGGAGGTCCGGGAGCTGGTCCGGCGGCGTTCGCTGGACCCGGTGCGGGAGCCGATGGCCGTGCGCCGCCTGGTCGACGACGTCCTGACCGACTATGAGGACCGGGTCCTCACCAGCGACCTGCCGGCCGTCGCGGACCGAGAGCTGACCGCGCGGCTCGTCTACGACGCCGTGGCCGGCTTCGGCCCGCTGCAGCGCCACCTCGACGACCCCACCGTCGAGGAGATCTGGATCAACGAGCCGGGCCGGGTGTTCATCGCCCGCCACGGCCGCAGCGAGCTCACCAACACGATCCTCACCGCCGACCAGGTGCAGGACCTCGTCGAGCGGATGCTCAAGTCGTCGGGGCGGCGGGTGGACCTGTCGACGCCGTTCGTGGACGCGATGCTGCCGGACGGCTCGCGGCTGCACGTCGTCATCCCGGACGTGACCCGCCAGCACTGGTCGGTCAACATCCGCAAGTTCATCCTCTCGGCGTCGAGCCTTGACGAGCTGGTCGCGATGGGCACACTCCCGCCGGCCGCCGCCGCGTTCCTCGAGGCCGCCGTCGTCGCCGGCCTCAACATCATCGTCGCCGGCGGCACCCAGGCGGGGAAGACGACGATGCTCAACTGCCTGGGCTCGGCGATCCCGGCCAGGGAGCGGGTGATCAGCTGCGAGGAGGTCTTCGAACTGCGGCTGCGCTCGCCGGACTGGGTGGCGATGCAGACCCGGCAGGCGAACCTGGAGGGCAGCGGAGAGATCCGGCTGCGGCGGCTGATCAAGGAGGCGCTGCGGATGCGCCCCGACCGGCTGCTGGTCGGCGAGGTCCGCCAGGAGGAGGCGCTGGACCTGCTGATCGCGCTGAACTCCGGCCTGCCCGGGATGTGCAGCCTGCACGCGAACTCCGCCCGCGAGGCGGTCACGAAGTTGTGCACGCTGCCGCTGCTGGCCGGTGAGAACGTCAGCCACAACTTCGTGGTGCCGACCGTGGCCGCCAGCGTCGACATCGTCGTCCACCTGGCCAAGGACGCGCACGGGCGGCGACGCGCCACCGAGATCGTCGCCCTGCCGGGCCGCGCCGAGGGCGACGTCGTCGAGGTCGCGCAGATCTTCCGCGCCTACGGCGACACGCTGGTGCGCGCCGAGGGCTACCCGCCGCACCCGGAGCGGTTCGCCCGCGCCGGCTACGACCTCGCCGCGGTGCTCGCCCCGCCGGAGCGCGGCGGCTGGCCCGAGATCGCGGTCGACCGATGA
- a CDS encoding TadE family protein, whose amino-acid sequence MHRVGVRQAGPRRADAGSAIVEFVLVSTLLLFLFLGIIQVGLVLHVRNTLAANAAEGARHGANLGVDPADGGPYAQRLIAESIPGRSDTACTGAQIDGPGDVPLVQVTCEVRVPLSLLPFGGGVTVHVTGHAVKETP is encoded by the coding sequence GTGCATCGGGTCGGCGTGCGCCAGGCTGGTCCGCGCCGGGCCGACGCCGGGTCGGCGATCGTGGAATTCGTGCTGGTCAGCACCCTGCTGCTGTTCCTCTTCCTGGGGATCATCCAGGTCGGCCTGGTGCTGCACGTCCGCAACACCCTCGCCGCGAACGCCGCGGAGGGCGCGCGGCACGGCGCGAACCTCGGCGTCGACCCGGCCGACGGTGGCCCCTACGCGCAGCGACTGATCGCCGAGTCCATCCCAGGCCGGTCCGACACGGCCTGCACGGGCGCCCAGATCGACGGTCCGGGCGACGTGCCGCTGGTCCAGGTGACCTGCGAGGTCCGCGTTCCCCTCAGCCTGCTCCCGTTCGGGGGCGGCGTGACCGTGCACGTCACCGGCCACGCGGTGAAGGAGACCCCATGA
- a CDS encoding patatin-like phospholipase family protein — MPRKQAPRRGLVLGAGGILGSAWIIGALRAYQAQTGDDARSFDLIVGTSAGSVVATLLGLGVDVDTMADSERGLYGPGAPILDYRDLGASLPPPPRMRMGSPRLLTSAVLHPRRTTPMVALAALLPQGRGTIAAVGDLIAGAAARHSASATTWPRPLRVVAMDFDTGARVLFGASGAPKAMASQAVMASCAIPGWYAPVTIGGRRFVDGGTRSPTSLDLCVDAGLDEILVLAPACAFDGDRPRHPVAIAERQLRRAATRRLAREIALAEATGTSVCALAPGREDLEVMGGNVMDITRRAEVFETALRTCAAAFAERAAGAAEPAAVPERAAAVTVQPTRPTRPTTPRRPTVPTVAPTVTSTARLAATPTRRTGPVRRPTLRDEPELTVREEPGLAG, encoded by the coding sequence ATGCCACGCAAACAGGCTCCGCGCCGAGGGCTGGTCCTCGGGGCCGGTGGAATACTCGGCTCTGCCTGGATAATCGGCGCTCTACGGGCGTACCAGGCCCAGACCGGCGACGATGCCCGGTCCTTCGACCTGATCGTGGGCACGTCGGCCGGTTCGGTGGTCGCGACGCTGCTCGGCCTGGGTGTCGACGTCGACACGATGGCTGACTCCGAGCGAGGACTGTACGGACCGGGCGCGCCCATCCTGGACTACCGGGACCTCGGGGCGTCATTGCCGCCGCCGCCCAGAATGCGGATGGGTTCGCCGCGCCTGCTGACCAGCGCGGTGCTGCACCCCCGCCGGACGACGCCGATGGTGGCGCTGGCCGCACTGCTGCCACAGGGCCGTGGCACGATCGCCGCCGTCGGCGACCTGATCGCGGGCGCCGCCGCGCGGCACTCGGCGAGTGCCACCACCTGGCCACGCCCGCTTCGGGTCGTCGCGATGGACTTCGACACCGGCGCACGCGTGCTGTTCGGCGCGAGCGGTGCCCCCAAGGCCATGGCTTCCCAGGCCGTGATGGCCTCGTGCGCCATCCCCGGCTGGTACGCCCCCGTCACGATCGGCGGCCGGCGGTTCGTCGACGGCGGAACCCGCTCGCCGACGTCGCTGGACCTGTGCGTGGACGCGGGGCTCGACGAGATCCTGGTGCTGGCGCCGGCCTGCGCCTTCGACGGCGACCGGCCGCGGCACCCTGTCGCCATCGCCGAGCGCCAGCTACGCCGGGCCGCCACCCGGCGGCTCGCCAGGGAGATCGCGCTGGCGGAGGCGACCGGGACGAGCGTGTGCGCGCTGGCCCCCGGCCGGGAGGACCTCGAGGTGATGGGCGGCAACGTCATGGACATCACCCGGCGCGCCGAGGTGTTCGAGACCGCGCTGCGCACCTGTGCCGCCGCGTTCGCCGAACGGGCCGCCGGCGCGGCCGAGCCGGCGGCGGTGCCGGAACGCGCGGCCGCGGTGACGGTCCAGCCGACGAGGCCGACGAGGCCGACCACGCCGAGGAGACCCACCGTGCCGACGGTGGCGCCCACGGTCACCAGCACCGCGCGCCTCGCGGCGACGCCCACCCGCCGCACCGGGCCGGTGCGGCGCCCGACCCTCCGGGACGAGCCCGAGCTCACGGTCCGCGAGGAGCCCGGTCTCGCCGGCTGA
- a CDS encoding type II secretion system F family protein: MGIFVGLLFGLGLFLIVGPRRQRSREASPEANWHRSTAELLAQAGVRGLSPSQFVAVSVVVGVVVGFIIFAFTSTVSLAAAFFVFAAFLPRTLVVRRRRSRMHDLRAMWPDVVDNLASAVRAGMSLPEGLAAVGQRGPAPLRGAFTRFGEEYRATGSFSTCLDRLSDELADPVADRIIESLRLAREVGGTDLGRLLRTLSTFLREDARTRAELETRQGWTVNAARLALAAPWVVLLLLATRGQNVSAYDSPTGVGVLVGGGVVSLLAYLLMKRIGRLPEEGRVLRP, from the coding sequence ATGGGAATCTTCGTCGGGCTGTTGTTCGGCCTCGGGCTCTTCCTGATCGTCGGCCCGCGCCGGCAGCGGTCACGGGAGGCGAGCCCCGAGGCGAACTGGCACCGGTCCACCGCCGAGTTGCTCGCCCAGGCCGGGGTGCGAGGGCTGAGCCCCAGCCAGTTCGTCGCCGTGAGCGTGGTCGTCGGCGTGGTCGTCGGCTTCATCATCTTCGCCTTCACGTCGACCGTCTCGCTCGCCGCGGCGTTCTTCGTGTTCGCCGCGTTCCTGCCGCGCACGCTGGTGGTTCGCCGCCGCCGATCCCGGATGCACGACCTTCGGGCGATGTGGCCGGACGTCGTCGACAACCTCGCCAGCGCCGTGCGCGCCGGGATGTCGCTGCCGGAGGGACTCGCCGCGGTCGGTCAGCGCGGGCCGGCGCCGCTGCGCGGGGCGTTCACCCGGTTTGGCGAGGAGTACCGGGCGACCGGCTCGTTCAGCACCTGCCTGGACCGGCTCTCCGACGAGCTCGCCGATCCGGTGGCCGACCGGATCATCGAGTCGCTGCGGCTGGCCAGGGAGGTCGGCGGTACGGATCTCGGCCGGCTGCTGCGCACGCTGTCCACCTTCCTGCGCGAGGACGCCCGCACCCGCGCCGAGCTGGAGACGCGGCAGGGCTGGACGGTCAACGCGGCTCGGCTCGCCCTCGCGGCGCCCTGGGTGGTGCTGCTGCTGCTCGCCACCCGTGGCCAGAACGTGTCCGCCTACGACAGCCCGACGGGGGTCGGGGTGCTCGTCGGCGGCGGGGTCGTCTCGCTGCTCGCCTACCTGCTCATGAAACGGATCGGCCGGCTGCCGGAGGAGGGACGGGTGCTGCGACCGTGA